The genomic stretch AGGACGTCATTCCCGCAATACAGTAGGCGTAACCATTCGTTTATAGCAACTACAATTCGCGCATGCGTAATCGCCCAAGGGTATGATCGGCCATATTGAAACGCGAACGTGTTGAGGAAGTTCTTCAGTGAGAGTCTTGCACGTCTCGTCGCAGTCCCATTCAGTCATCAGCGACAACGTCGTGTCATTCAACCATCTAAAGCAGCTACCATATTTGTGGTAAGTTGCCGTCATAGTTCTCTACAAGTTTGCCACCATTTATCGTCTTTCCGGCCTTCTAAACGCCGTCTCTGCGTCTCGAACGATTGTTCTCTGTGAAATCGTACGATAGAACGACGTGTAGGCGGTCTTCGGTTTGTCACTCTTCTCCACCAGCCCAACCCCTTCACGCTGTTTTGACAAGACGCTGCTGGTCATGCAGGTTGGCGGAGCCGGTAGTATGTACGCAGGTGTGACAAGTGAGGGTAGATGGTGATGCCGGGGAGGGAGCGTTAGTTGGGACGAGAAAGCTGGAGAAAGTTGAGATGCTCAACtgtctgttgatttgttggtgtgtgtgtgtgtgtgtgtgtgtgtggtgtgtgtgtgtaggttgtTGAGGAATTTGGTTGAGATGGGACTGTGACACGTTTTTTGTAGAGTGATTGGTTACAAGCTAGGCGATTAGGCTTGTTATAGCATAGCAGTAGTGTAGTGTTCAGGCTTTACACTTTTGATAAGGAGAGATCCTGTGGAGacagctggtgtgtgtgtgtgtgtgtgtgtgtgtgtgtgtgtgtgtgtgtgtgtgtgtgtgtgcgtgtgcgcgcgtgtgtgtacatattcCAGCTGTTTTCTCACCAGTTGTGTAGAATCtcaatgtttgagaattcagTGATGTATTTTGATTGCTCGTAACCTTTTCTGGCAGGTGTCTACCTTATCTCGACTGATTCTTGCAGTTTGAGTTTCTGtcatttgtctttgtgtgtctgtaggtGTTATCTTCTGATGAGCTTACTTGGTGGCGGCATGTTTTGGAGATTCAACATGCATGCCGGTGCGGCCATTGACGGCCTTTTGGACAGAGAGGACTGCACTTTGACTGATCTCCTCAATGAGGATGATGTTCTTCAAGAGTGCAAggcaaacaacagaaaactgATTGATTTTCTTATCGATCAGAAAGTCATGGAAGAGATGGTACATCTGGTTGTCACAGAACCAGAGGAGGATCCCGATGGCAAATTTAAATACAAGCATTCAAGCATGGCCTGTAATCTTCTCACCTCGGATGTCATCCAGATTGTTGACAAGCTAGCAAGTGAGACAAGTCTCTTAGATCAATTGTGGTCATTTCTTGACACAGACAAGAGTCTCAATGCTCTTTTGGCAGCGTATTTTAGCAAAGTCATTGCCACGTTGCTGAAGGCAAAAACGGAAATAATGTTGGAATATATTCGAGGTAAAGCCAATGCAATTCAACTGTTTCTAGATCATATTGATACATCAGCAATTATGGATCTTGTGCTTGTTCTGACGTCTTGCTCTGAGGTTCCTGAACAGAAAGCTGAGCTCATGTTGTGGCTGGAGGAAGAGAGACTGATTCCACGTCTTGTAGATCTCATTGATCCTTCAGTAGATGAAGCCAGACAGAGTAATGCATCACAGACACTGTGTGAAATGCTTAGAATGTGTAGAGAGAATGGACTTCTTCAGCCAGCTGATGTGAATCAACCAGATCACCTTCTGTGCATGCTTGAAGATCCATCCCTTGTTTCTCAGCTGCTGTCCAACATGTTAAAGTCATCAGATACTTATTATCCTCTCATCCTTGGCATCACCTACATCCTCACTCTCCTTGAGCCACGGTCTCAAGTCTCAGAGGATAGTCCGTTAGGATTCACTATCTTTGTTCCTGAAAAATCTGTGCCTGCTGCCACAAATGCGGGTGCTATCGTTGAAGTTATTATTCCTTTTCTTCCTAAATTTCACCAGATGTTGGAGTCTCCAGCTAGCATGCTTCCCGTGGAGCTAACCATTGGGACACTTGATCCTCCTTTTGGTAATGCAAGGCTGCAAATTGTGAGGCTTATTGTAGCTCTTTTAGTCACAGATGTTCCAGATGTTTACACACAGCTGGCCCAGCTGAATACATTGAAAGTGCTTCTGGATCTCTTTTTTCATTATGATCTCAATAACTTTTTACATCTCCAGGTAGAGCTGGCAGTCAAGACTGTCCTATCATCTCCTGTAGCATTGGACAACAATGATTCTGACCACAACACATCATTGTTTGCTTCGCTCTTTCAAGATTGTCGACTTCTCCAGCGTATTGTCTTAGCGGGTGAGGAAGATGTTCTCTCACAGAACCAGCGAGGAGCAAGAAGGAAGGGCTACATGGGTCACCTAAATCAGATTGCTGCTGATATATTGAAGGAAGGCGATGTGCAGCCAAGAATCAAGGCAGCCATTGAAGAGTTGACTGAAGAGGATCACCAACTGTGGACGGACTTTGTTATGGGACCATATGCAGAAGTACGCCGGAAGAATGATATGGATCTTGGAGGCAAACGTCCACTCATGTCTTCCTTTGACGAATCTGGTGAGGAAGATGATTTTTCAACGCCCACATTTAATAGGCAAGGGAATGCGCAAGACTCAAGTTTAGCACAAGAATACACACACTACCAGATGCAGCAGATGAGTAGTGAGTTTGTTGAGTCGTTTGGACTTGACGACGAAGAGTTCCCAACATCTGAGGAGTCGACAGCAGCAAAATTTGATCGAATACAGTATTTCGACTTCTCCATTCCTTCAGAAGAAGACAACTCCGGAGCTGCCCTATTTGAAGCTTGCTGTCATGAAAGAATTCAACCATATGGTGAGTTGGATGAAGATGAAGTTTGGCAAGAGAAGGAACTAACATATGCAGAGACGCCAACTCAAGAAAGGATGGCAACCGGACGAATGGCAAACACAGCTCATTATGGAAATACGAGTAGTGAAGATGAAGCATTTTGTCATGATGAAAGAGAGGTTAACAATCAGAGTGACAGATCTTTTTCTACACATATTACTATCACACCAAGCAAGGATGAacctgatgatgatgatatggAAATCGAATTTGAGATGATGAATTGGCCTCAAAAGAGTGAAGATGACAGCAGTCGAGATCAACAAATTGCCATAGATGCTGACATCCCAGATTGGGCACGAGAGCCAATTACTGCTCAACAGGAAGCAGGATGGGCTGATTTTGATAATCTAGGCGATTCACCCTTTGATAATGATATAGCAATGATGTCGTCAGCACAGCAGTCGCCGTCTTCTTCAAAGTACACTGCAGAACTAGCAGAGGAACTGATGGGAAAGGTAGATGACACAGATCAGGGTAATGGTGAAGTAGGAACAGATGATGAATCAGATGAATCAGATGATCGGAGTGGAAGTTACTGTTTTGTCACTGAAGAGGAAGGAGGTGAGGCTCTATACAACAATCCAGAGAATCATTCACCCATAACAACCAGCAACCATTCAGAGCAAGATGATGAAGCTGATGCAGAATTAGTTGAAGTTAACATAGAGATGGTCAATGACATCACGGATGATCATATAGATTCACATAATCCAAGCACAAAAGATAGTCAAAATGCAGATGCATTGAATGACCTACCAGATTCAAGACCAACATCTACTAGTGGCACTGAAGCAACACCGTGTGCCATATCAACAAGTGAGGACATGGGCCCTATGGTTGAAGCAAGACAAACCCCTGATGATGACAACTTAGTACAAAACTACACTTTTCTTTCGAATAGTGGAATGATGAAGACGGCAGATAGCGTGTCCAGTGATGCACAGGAGGAAAAAATTGGGGACTCACAAGGGGTTAGTGGGAATAGAGATATTGAACAGGCTAGGGAGAAGGCTAGACAAGCAATGGACTTGTATGACACTCACAGGGTTAGCAATGAAACTGACACTAACTAGACATAAGGAGGTTGTATAGTACCTCATTGTTATTGTCATAGCTTGAATGTACTTCCTGTATTCCGCATTTTGGAGTCACATTCACTGTATTTTTGGTTGGGGGATAGTCAAGTTGTCGCTTTGTATGATTAGCTATGTAAACAGTAAATGTCTCAGGTGATGTGTACCAGTGTCTCAATATCCATAGACTGGAGACATAAGTCTGTACTACCAGGTATACAATGATCACTGTTTTTATGTTGCATAATAGGGTATGAGCAGGGTCTCCACGATGTTGGTTCTATTCCCATCACACATTGCGGAGGAATGTTGCCATCACGGGACTGAATCGAGCAATACAACAGTAGGCCATAGGTCACTGGTGGGTCCACTTACACTACACACTGACACTGTCCAAGGTGGCAATAAAAAATTCAGGTTTACAACGTGTAGTACATCTTGTCATCTGTCAATTCCACATCCACGCAGAAATTTCTTGAGTTTATAGCTATAAATTAGATGACAAGAACGTAAATCATACAAGTTGTAAGCCTGTTTAGAACATTCCTCGTGGATTCAGTTAGAGACTGTCCATTTGACTCACAGCTGATACTTTGGCACCAACCAATCAATAATGAACTGGAAATGACTCTCAACATTATTTCCAAAATATAATATTGACAATTTAAAAAAGACAACAGGCATCTGTAGGAAACGTCCATAAAGACTTCGATAATTTTAACTGCAATGAGTGCTGACTGCAATGAGTGCTGACTGCAAGGTTGCTTACAATAATGTTACATAGACACAatgtttgctgtctgtgtactgtacctacaTGCCTTAAGTGGTCAAGCAAACTTCCAACCATCGTACAACAGACTTTCACAATGTTTACTATCATAACATCAATAGAAAAGCACCGAGCATGATTTCCAACCTTGTTATGAAAGAAGGTTTGCAATCGCTGGTCTGTCTAAGTACATTTTCTTCCAGAAAGGTAGTCGTACGACCCCAAATTGTTCAAAAAACTTGAGAGCAGCTACGGCATCTTTGGGACAGTTCCATGCTATCCTACAGCAGTTGTGTTCTTGAGCAAACTATACAATAAAACGCAGGTAATGCTATATGgtatattttgtgttgtcaaTATCACGTTTTTGTCTACACAGTGACGTCACAGCAATGACATCATTCCTACATGCAATTTACTATATTTTTGAAGTACTTACCAATGACCTAATCTTACCTCAGCTAGTTTCTTCATTATGCCTGTTGCGATTTTTTTCCCTGTAAGTAAGACAGTCATGCAGTGATCCAGATCTGTCAAAAAAATTGGTAGCTCAATTGTTCACTTCGGTGTGTCTTTTTCACATAAAGATCCTCAAAGTAGATCAGTGGACCTTCCCATGTAGAATAGCTGAATGTATATAAACTAAACCCAACAACCTCTTTCTCCAGTAAATCTGCGTAAGCAGCAGTGTGttagacaagtagacagacagacaaaagatgaATAAATtcaataacagacagacacacagacaaacagacagacagacagacagacacacacacacacacacacacacacacacacacacacacacacacacaagcacacagacagacacacaaacagtgtgGCAAATAAGCAGTTCACAAACAGGCAAAAAGCCGTTTACTCAAAGGCTTACTTTCAGACGTCCTCTCTGCTATGATCAAGTAGAAAAACTTAGGTTCCAAGAACCCATCCTGAATAAGCTCTATTATAACAAAATTTCTACTGTGTATATATGCATCATAAAACTGCCACAAATTGTACCGTTTTCAGATACTTTGATAGAACTTGCATCACGACCTCCCTCAATAGTCAACTTCTACAGAACAgcatttcacacacacacacacacacacacacacacacacacacacacacacacacacacacaccacacacacacacacacacacacacacacacacacaccacatgcacacacacacacacacacacacacacacacacacacacacacacacacacacacacacattatgaTGACACTCTACCAAAGCCTACGAAATCCTATACCTTaataagacaacaaacagcttGTACATCTTCTTGAGTACCAATGCGAATGTTCACTTCAGAAGAAAGTTGGACAAAGTTTGACACAATGTTTCTAATACCCTCTCTGTCAATTCTTATCCGAGTCAACTGCTCCATAGCTTTACCACCAATACTACCATAAAATGCTAGAGCTTCCGTGTTGTCATCCAAGCAGCTCCATCCTATCTTACAGCAACCCAACTCGTTTGCTAACTGGAGGACAAGAAAGCCAACTGAAACGTGCTGCTTACAATGACACCAAGTCATGTTCCAAAGATGCCAAATGTGTACCTGACACTGACgtcctgcctgcctgcctgcctctgtctgtctgtctgtctgtctgtctgcctgcctgcctgcctgtctgtctgtctgtttaaagGAGTGAGATGTCTTGATACAGACCTGTGTCTGCTACCTGATTGGTCAATGCTAACCTTAGCAACTTTCTTCATCATTGCTTTTCCAATACCTGTTCCTGCATAACACATTTCCAGTATTATTTCCACCGAAAATGACAACTACAAATAAACAGTCCAATACAAATTGTCAAAGTTCGAGAAACCTCTACCAAAGTAAAAGTTAGAACAGTCCtgactaatatatttattgcaaatatATTGTGCTTGCCACTGCTTAGACATGTAAATCGTTAAAGAGTGCTTGTAGCACTATGTTGTAATGTAACCATGTTCCATACTTTTCGTTGATCACATGACAtagaaaattaaaatcaaactgATGTAACTAATACGTTTCATAAATTCATTATTGCTTCAGATATTCGAGTTCAAAACAACCAACTTCCATAATTAGGTATTTGTTTATCATTTTACCTTCAAACCCTACTATGTTATGTCGCTACACTATACATGTACCTTGCTCACAAATAACgtataaacaaacatgcttCATGTAACCACATGAGATGTTGAAACATTGCCAATACATATCTTGCTACTGACTTCTAATTAGTCTATTAATCAGTCTGTAAGCTTAATGCCGTGTATTGTTTGCACTTACTTCGATATTCAGAATTTACATAAAGATCTTCAATATACATCATTCTGCCTCCTGTGCTGGAGTAACTCAAGAAGTACAAACAATATCCAATCAGTTTCGGTCTTGCATTTGCAGAATCTCCTAGCAAACAAAACGATGTTGATTGAGAGTGTATAACCAGGCAGCAAGCAATAGATTCGTATACTACACAGTAGAGTAACAATTTGTACAGAGAATACATAATAGAATGACTGTATGCGATTGACTTCTAGAAGTGTATAATTCTGTAAGTCTGTTTGTGAATCAATCAGTCCCTCCATCAGTCAATCTATCAAATAAAACGAGTAGATCAATGTcagtctatatgtctgtctaattAACCATCCTTAATATCAACCTTACACGTCTATCCATCTTTAGTCTTtccagtttgtttgtccgtctgtctgtctgtctgtctgtctgtctgtctgtctatctgtctgtcaatacacatattttccatttaaatcaggcctttacatcatgagcaactaAACAAGAAACATTAAACACTAATAACAgaaccatctgtctgtctgtctgtctgtcaatacacatattttTCATTTAAATCAAGcctttacatcatgagcaactaAACAAGAAACATTAAACACTAATAACAgaaccatctgtctgtctgtctgtctgtcaatacacatattttTCATTTAAATCAAGcctttacatcatgagcaactaAACAAGAAACGTTAAACACTAATAACAgaaccatctgtctgtctgtctgtctgtccactcaACTATCTGCCTGCCAAATTATGTGTCCtcatgtttgtctatatgtttgttgtttgcccTACACATACACCACTGACCAGTCACTACATCCATCTGACCCTCTGATATGTAGGAAAACAtttagtaaacaaacaagcaaacagagatATTTTTGGTACAGTACCATCACTTTTCTGTTCAATAACGTCAAATAAGTAATACTTTGTGTCACCAAATCCGTCTCTCAACAGATCTGCAAAACAAACTTCACGTTAATTCTTTCACAAATTCACTACAAACAGAAAGTAATAAGTAGATATAGTGGTACGTTCCTTCTTCTTGCTGTTTTACAACACCGACGTCAAACTTCTGAGCGATTGCAAGTTCCTGCAAAACAACGAGAGTcccaacaagcaacaaacgtGAACACCTCATTCATACTAGTTACGCTTCCTACAATTCTTACaaaaaaaataatttaattaaagagatTGCTACACGACTTCATGACAACCTTGCAAACCACGTGCGCTAGATGTTTTTTCATGAttttaattactaaaaaattttATGTCACAAGCAATGCTTGCATTCAACGTTTTGTATCCAAGTACAACTCTAGTACACGATTCTAAATGTATGTGACGTTACTCTCTTCGTTTAGCGTTAGTGTTAACCTTGAACAAAGCGAGCAAAGCTGGAACGTCAGTAGGCTTTCCTTCCCGCAAAACCCAAGTCATCCGGAGCGCTAAaatttgagcatgcgcaatgaaTGATCGAAAAGATGTGCGCCAACCCTACACATATAACGCGCGCTATACTCTCATTGTCTAAAAGCGACTCTGTAACGTTTCGTTGGACGTTTTTACTAGCGTAGCCAAAACTTCTCTGTCATCATGGCTACGCAAGACCAAAATTTAGTGTCTAAGACTGAAACTAAATTCTTTGTTATTTGTGCTAAATTTAATTACaatacacgcatgcgcaatagcACCCAACAGCGAGGCGGGAACTCCGGGGCGTGACTATCGTTGTGCATGAAAGAAATATACAAAACGTATAAATGGCCGATCTTGTTGCCGTTGTTCATCCGTCTACAGCCTTAGCCCAGTCCGAAACAGTAATTGGAGTCCCAACTCATGCTACTGCGTCTAGCTCATCTCCTGGCAAAGGAATCAATGGAAGCCTTCATATCAAAATCAACTGAATTCTTTACATCCTTGTGTGCTTTAGGCTTCACAACAGGAGAATCATATTCGTCAAATGTTTACCTGTCAAATGGACGTATTCAATCACCAATCACTATCCAATGGTACAATATAGTTGACATTGTTACTATATGAatgatttaatatttattaatgtttaatgatttaatatttattaatgtttaataatttatatttattaatgctTAATAATTTGTTATtcattaatatttaataatttaatatttattaatgtttaatgatttaacatttattaatgtttaataatttaatatttattaatgtttaataatttaatatttattaatgtctaataatttaatatttattaatgtgtaataatttaatatttattaatatttaataatttaatatttattaatgttcaatgatttaatatttattaatgtttaatgatttaatatttattaatgtccaatgatttaatatttattaatgtttaataatttaatatttattaatgtttaataatttatatttattaatgcttaataatttattattcattaatatttaataatttaatatttattaatgtttaatgatttaatatttattaatgtccaatgatttaatatttattaatgtttaataatttaatatttattaatgtttaataatttatatttattaatgcttaataatttattattcattaatatttaataatttaatatttattaatgtttaatgatttaacatttattaatgtctaataatttaatatttattaatgtgtaataatttaatatttattaatatttaataatttaatatttattaatatttaataatttaatatttaataatgtttaataatttaatatttattaatgtttaatgatttaatatttattaatgttcaatgatttaatatttattaatgaaATGTTTAatgatttaatatttattaatgttcaatgatttaatatttattaatgtttaataatgtaatattttatttttctagtattttttgtacataatgtacataataattaacttaacaatGCCACCATTTTAATTAAGGTGAGATTTTAGCATTTATCTATCCAAAAATCAATGAAACACTCTCATGTCTACTGTACAGTACCGCACCCATCCCAGTTTACAGCTAGCTCTACTTCAACATGTTAGAATCGCAAACACCTTTTGGGCCAATAAATGCCTTACAGACCCCAACCATGTAATAACTGATACATAATTGCACTAATCATTACGTCAACTAATACATAATTGCAGTGTATTTCTAAACAATGGGTGTCTTAATTAAGACTGATACATAGCAGACCTTTGTGGTCAGACTTTTGTCCTTGTCTGATCTAGAGTTTtgttatcacacacacacacacacacacacacacacacacacacacacacacacacacacacacacacacacacacacacacacacacacacacacaccacacacgttAATGAACCGTCGCAGCTGTGCAAAGTGGAAACGACAAAGACATTTTGTCTACATGTATTTGAATTGAATTGAATACAACTCTCATTCTGAAATGGACTTTCATTTCTAATTAATCGTGGAGGTTGAACACCTTCAACTTGACTGTGCTGTTCTGTGTGAAGGCTCCTGGAGAATTTCGAGGAGTGTGAGAGAGGCAGCCTTCCCAGGAACTCATTGTACTCTCTGTACTGTGATTACTGCAATCAAACACGACTAACTGCAGTCAATGCAGCCAGTTTTGGAAAGGTGTGCATGGCAACAGATGGTGACTGACTTGAAATGTTTGTGAATGTATAAGATTGGTGTATATATACATTCAGTTGGTTCGGCAAACATTTCCTTTCATCAGAACCAGACGTCTTGGAACTAGAGGGCAATCAAAGTAAGCATGTTAATTGGTTCATATATATTCATATACCAATATGGGCCCACGTTCATTAACTTAACTGGTTCTTCTAGACAAATACTCAACTACTTAAGAAGTATGACAGTCTTTAGCTTTTTAGCTTTGCAATTGACAGTTGGTATCAACGCAATATATTGCAGCAGCTTTTGTTACCGAGCATGCAAACAGTACATAAAGCTGTTGCAACATGCGGTCAACACAGTATAGTGACCGTATGAATGAAACTGTGACAATAAACTTTGAGAATGCTATTAAGATACTAGGATTCTATCACTACCAACACAATATGTCATCAAATCAGAGTACAAGAAGCCAGATCACACCATCAACTTCTGCAATTTTAGTTAATGTGTCggattttgtattgtttttgTCTGACTGCTGATGATATTGTAGGTATCACTACTATGGCATCAGAGTGAAAAGCATCTCTCCATACTTCAATTATTTCGACACTCTTGTGTTGAGCCCCAATTGCTGTATCATAACTTTTACGTCTTCACTCAATTTTACTTTCTCCTAGGCAACGAGGTGTCTTCTCTGCCTCAAGAAGGCAATATTCACCATCTCGTGTACCAACATTTCAATACACATTGTATCATATATCCATACACCGGTCTGTCAATACTTAGGCTGAGTCTCCTGTCAGTCCGTATTACTTATTGACTGGCTCTCACTGTGCATTGAATGCTGAACACATAAGATCCTGTCATCCAGATTTGGACCCCAACTCTTTGCTACCTGAACTACCGACTGCGTACCACATCATTCTACCATCTTATATTCCACCAGACAAGGCATGAGCCAATCGAATTGAAAAACACCTGTGTGTGCTGTTACCGTGATGTTTGGCTTTCTATATTTGATGCAAAGATGCAGACATTTCTTGTTATGTATCAAGCTCATTGTCAGATCCTTGTGGAAGTCATTCTGCAAGCCAACTTTCTTGAGGTAGGAAGTGACTCTACCAATAATAACCCCATGAAATGAATCGATTGCTGCAAGCTCTGCATGTAGATTGAAGGCCATTTGAAACAATTCTGGCATGGAATCCCTACCAATTTAATCAGCATTCTCGACTGTCCTGCAGTCATTGATCAAATTGCTCTTTTCGACTG from Corticium candelabrum chromosome 21, ooCorCand1.1, whole genome shotgun sequence encodes the following:
- the LOC134196231 gene encoding serine/threonine-protein phosphatase 6 regulatory subunit 3-like, with product MSLLGGGMFWRFNMHAGAAIDGLLDREDCTLTDLLNEDDVLQECKANNRKLIDFLIDQKVMEEMVHLVVTEPEEDPDGKFKYKHSSMACNLLTSDVIQIVDKLASETSLLDQLWSFLDTDKSLNALLAAYFSKVIATLLKAKTEIMLEYIRGKANAIQLFLDHIDTSAIMDLVLVLTSCSEVPEQKAELMLWLEEERLIPRLVDLIDPSVDEARQSNASQTLCEMLRMCRENGLLQPADVNQPDHLLCMLEDPSLVSQLLSNMLKSSDTYYPLILGITYILTLLEPRSQVSEDSPLGFTIFVPEKSVPAATNAGAIVEVIIPFLPKFHQMLESPASMLPVELTIGTLDPPFGNARLQIVRLIVALLVTDVPDVYTQLAQLNTLKVLLDLFFHYDLNNFLHLQVELAVKTVLSSPVALDNNDSDHNTSLFASLFQDCRLLQRIVLAGEEDVLSQNQRGARRKGYMGHLNQIAADILKEGDVQPRIKAAIEELTEEDHQLWTDFVMGPYAEVRRKNDMDLGGKRPLMSSFDESGEEDDFSTPTFNRQGNAQDSSLAQEYTHYQMQQMSSEFVESFGLDDEEFPTSEESTAAKFDRIQYFDFSIPSEEDNSGAALFEACCHERIQPYGELDEDEVWQEKELTYAETPTQERMATGRMANTAHYGNTSSEDEAFCHDEREVNNQSDRSFSTHITITPSKDEPDDDDMEIEFEMMNWPQKSEDDSSRDQQIAIDADIPDWAREPITAQQEAGWADFDNLGDSPFDNDIAMMSSAQQSPSSSKYTAELAEELMGKVDDTDQGNGEVGTDDESDESDDRSGSYCFVTEEEGGEALYNNPENHSPITTSNHSEQDDEADAELVEVNIEMVNDITDDHIDSHNPSTKDSQNADALNDLPDSRPTSTSGTEATPCAISTSEDMGPMVEARQTPDDDNLVQNYTFLSNSGMMKTADSVSSDAQEEKIGDSQGVSGNRDIEQAREKARQAMDLYDTHRVSNETDTN
- the LOC134196499 gene encoding uncharacterized protein LOC134196499 translates to MTWVLREGKPTDVPALLALFKELAIAQKFDVGVVKQQEEDLLRDGFGDTKYYLFDVIEQKSDGDSANARPKLIGYCLYFLSYSSTGGRMMYIEDLYVNSEYRRTGIGKAMMKKVAKLANELGCCKIGWSCLDDNTEALAFYGSIGGKAMEQLTRIRIDREGIRNIVSNFVQLSSEVNIRIGTQEDVQAVCCLIKKLTIEGGRDASSIKVSENELIQDGFLEPKFFYLIIAERTSENLLEKEVVGFSLYTFSYSTWEGPLIYFEDLYVKKTHRRKKIATGIMKKLAEFAQEHNCCRIAWNCPKDAVAALKFFEQFGVVRLPFWKKMYLDRPAIANLLS